In one Neobacillus sp. WH10 genomic region, the following are encoded:
- a CDS encoding alpha-amylase family glycosyl hydrolase has protein sequence MKKITVFLITFLLLSALPVQAAVEKKDRQWQDESVYSIMIDRFNNGDTKNDIDANAKDPYVYNGGDFQGIIDKLDYIQDMGFTAIRLTPIFDNSKNGYHGYWVNDFYKVDEHFGSIKTFQKLVKEAHKRKMKVLIDFVTNNTAANHPWVNDPSKQEWFHKKQDINDWNNQEQVENGWVDGLPDLNQDNPEVKKYLINTAKWWIKETDVDGYSLPEVNHVPLSFWNDFSTEIKKEKKDFFLLGVMSEKTAIDLNKYHNAGIDSLFDYTQSEKLRKAFETTNQPFSPLNPAFDSSQKPSGLTANFFDNEYTVRFTKDIVDQRQFPGSRWKTALTYVYTTPGIPIFYYGTEIALNGGEIPDNRRQMNFRTEKELIDYITKLAEQRNQLPSLTRGKMEVLYDKGGMVVYKRVYKGETSVVAINNSTKSQKVILTDEQLADGKELRGLLGGDLVRSRDHQYILITDRDNSEIYVLTEKSGINISHIASLITVLILVFIFLFLIIKRSKNKVIE, from the coding sequence ATGAAAAAAATTACAGTCTTTTTAATTACGTTTTTACTATTATCAGCACTTCCTGTACAAGCTGCTGTAGAAAAGAAAGATAGGCAGTGGCAGGATGAATCCGTGTATTCCATTATGATTGACCGCTTCAACAATGGGGATACAAAAAATGATATCGATGCGAATGCAAAAGATCCTTATGTCTATAATGGCGGTGATTTTCAAGGAATTATTGACAAATTAGATTACATACAAGATATGGGGTTTACAGCCATTCGTTTAACTCCAATCTTTGATAATTCTAAAAATGGGTATCATGGCTATTGGGTGAATGACTTTTATAAAGTGGACGAGCATTTTGGATCCATTAAAACGTTCCAAAAGCTTGTAAAAGAAGCTCATAAGCGAAAAATGAAAGTGTTAATTGATTTTGTCACTAATAACACTGCAGCCAACCACCCTTGGGTAAATGATCCAAGCAAACAAGAATGGTTTCATAAAAAACAGGATATCAATGATTGGAATAATCAGGAGCAGGTTGAAAATGGCTGGGTCGATGGACTGCCTGACTTAAATCAGGACAACCCTGAAGTTAAAAAATACTTAATTAATACTGCAAAATGGTGGATTAAAGAAACAGATGTGGATGGATATAGTCTGCCAGAGGTCAATCATGTTCCACTAAGCTTTTGGAATGATTTTTCAACGGAGATAAAGAAAGAGAAAAAGGACTTTTTTCTCTTAGGCGTTATGTCTGAAAAAACGGCTATTGACTTGAATAAATATCATAATGCAGGAATTGATAGCTTATTTGATTACACCCAAAGTGAGAAATTAAGAAAGGCCTTTGAAACGACAAATCAACCTTTTAGTCCTCTTAACCCTGCTTTTGATAGTTCTCAAAAACCATCCGGGTTAACGGCGAATTTTTTTGATAATGAGTATACGGTAAGATTTACCAAAGATATTGTGGATCAGAGACAGTTCCCAGGTTCTCGGTGGAAAACGGCACTAACCTACGTTTATACGACTCCAGGAATTCCTATTTTTTATTATGGGACTGAAATTGCATTAAATGGAGGAGAAATTCCTGATAACCGTCGGCAAATGAATTTTCGTACGGAAAAAGAGCTAATTGACTATATTACCAAGCTTGCCGAGCAGCGAAACCAGCTTCCTTCCTTAACAAGAGGAAAAATGGAAGTGCTTTATGATAAAGGCGGAATGGTGGTTTATAAACGTGTCTATAAAGGGGAAACATCGGTTGTTGCGATAAACAATTCGACTAAATCACAAAAAGTTATTTTAACAGACGAGCAGTTAGCGGATGGCAAGGAGCTTCGTGGTTTACTCGGAGGAGATCTTGTACGTAGTCGTGACCATCAATATATTCTTATCACTGACCGTGATAATTCTGAGATATATGTATTGACAGAAAAAAGTGGAATAAATATTTCACACATTGCTTCGTTAATCACTGTTCTCATCT
- the asnB gene encoding asparagine synthase (glutamine-hydrolyzing), which produces MCGISGWVDFEHPIRNETETLNKMVNTLAKRGPDETNIWLDTHVGFGHKRLIVVDPEGGRQPMTKHKEGYDYTICYNGELYNTEDIRKILHTKGYSFRGHSDTEVLLTAYIEWAEECVNYLNGIYAFAIWDCKREQLFIGRDRLGVKPLFFTEHKKGIIFSSELKAILAHPEIKTEIDQKGLAEIFGAGPSRAPGSGVFKGMKELRPAHALTFSKNGLRIWRYWNVKSEEHKESVEETAEKVRYLVTDAVMRQLVSDVPLCTFLSGGLDSSIITAIAAKGFNEQGKGQLHTYSIDYEGNDQYFASNEFQPDADERFIQMIIDEFNTKHDNKTISQQQLVNDLIEATHVRDFPGMADVDSSLLWFCKEIKKDFVVSLSGECADEIFGGYPWFHRKQDLDRPGFPWMRSVDERQSLLKSHWQKKLKLKDYSVEQYALAIAETPKLEGESLAEAKRRELFYINMTWFMTTLLDRKDRMSMGASLEVRVPFADHRLVEYVWNIPWEMKMYRGREKGILRKAFEGIIPEQVLYRKKSPYPKTHNPEYTLAIKKWMKTIIQDKSSILHEFFQKERLERIVESGGSSFKEPWFGQLMSGPQLLAYLVQLHTWFEDYTINIVD; this is translated from the coding sequence ATGTGCGGAATCTCGGGCTGGGTTGATTTTGAACATCCTATAAGAAACGAAACAGAAACACTAAATAAAATGGTAAATACTTTGGCAAAAAGGGGCCCTGATGAAACCAACATCTGGTTGGATACACATGTTGGTTTTGGCCATAAGAGGCTAATTGTTGTCGACCCTGAAGGGGGAAGGCAGCCCATGACCAAGCATAAAGAAGGTTATGATTACACCATTTGCTACAACGGGGAATTATATAACACTGAAGATATCCGCAAAATACTCCATACTAAAGGATATTCCTTTAGAGGTCATTCTGATACAGAAGTCCTGTTAACTGCCTATATAGAATGGGCGGAGGAGTGCGTGAATTATTTAAACGGTATCTACGCCTTTGCCATTTGGGATTGTAAAAGAGAACAACTCTTTATTGGACGAGATCGTCTTGGGGTGAAACCACTATTTTTTACAGAACACAAGAAAGGAATTATCTTTTCTTCGGAGTTGAAGGCAATTCTTGCCCATCCGGAAATCAAGACAGAAATTGATCAAAAGGGACTTGCAGAAATTTTTGGGGCAGGGCCGTCAAGGGCTCCGGGGTCAGGTGTATTTAAAGGAATGAAAGAGCTTAGACCCGCCCATGCCCTCACATTCTCAAAAAATGGTTTGAGGATTTGGCGTTATTGGAATGTCAAAAGTGAAGAACATAAGGAGAGTGTGGAAGAAACAGCAGAAAAGGTGCGTTATTTAGTAACCGATGCTGTAATGAGACAGCTTGTTTCTGATGTACCCTTATGTACCTTCTTATCAGGAGGGCTTGATTCCAGTATTATCACGGCCATAGCTGCAAAGGGTTTCAATGAACAGGGAAAAGGGCAGCTTCATACTTATTCAATTGATTATGAAGGAAATGACCAATATTTTGCTTCGAATGAATTTCAGCCGGATGCTGACGAGAGATTCATTCAAATGATAATAGATGAATTTAATACCAAACATGATAACAAAACCATATCTCAACAACAGCTTGTAAATGATTTGATAGAAGCAACACATGTCAGAGATTTTCCTGGAATGGCAGATGTGGATTCCTCGTTACTATGGTTTTGTAAAGAAATTAAAAAGGACTTCGTTGTCAGCCTTTCAGGAGAATGCGCCGATGAGATTTTTGGCGGATACCCATGGTTTCACCGTAAGCAAGATCTTGATCGGCCGGGTTTTCCGTGGATGCGATCAGTCGATGAAAGGCAAAGTTTATTAAAATCGCATTGGCAGAAAAAATTAAAGTTAAAAGATTATAGCGTGGAACAATATGCCCTAGCAATTGCTGAGACGCCTAAATTGGAAGGGGAAAGTTTAGCAGAGGCGAAGCGAAGAGAATTATTTTATATAAATATGACTTGGTTCATGACGACATTACTTGATCGAAAAGATCGAATGAGTATGGGGGCAAGTCTCGAAGTTAGGGTCCCATTTGCTGATCACCGTCTTGTGGAATACGTATGGAATATACCATGGGAGATGAAGATGTATCGAGGAAGGGAAAAAGGAATTCTTCGTAAAGCTTTTGAGGGGATCATCCCTGAGCAGGTTCTTTACCGAAAGAAAAGCCCTTATCCAAAAACACATAATCCGGAATATACATTGGCCATCAAAAAATGGATGAAGACAATTATACAAGATAAGTCCTCGATATTACATGAATTTTTTCAAAAGGAACGGTTAGAAAGGATCGTTGAGTCTGGAGGAAGTTCCTTTAAAGAGCCATGGTTTGGCCAGCTGATGTCAGGACCTCAATTATTGGCCTATCTTGTGCAGCTTCACACATGGTTTGAGGATTACACTATTAACATAGTGGATTAG